The segment TCCGCTTTATTTACTGGCAGAATGGGGGCTTCAGGAGCAGTCAGGCATGAGCAGAAGCAGAGGCGCGGGCAAAGGGCTGACCAATCTTCAGCTTCATATCAAGCTTGATCGCGGTGTCCAGCTCATCACAGCTTTGGGATCTCCGCTGCAATGGGTGGACCGTGATTACGCTGTGATGGCGGTCGGCTCTCTTCGAAATGACTTGAAAAGGCAGGCCATCCTCCAGCTGCAGCTGGAGGGCAGGGCTTCCGGCCAGCATTCCGTGCTGCAGCTGTATTGGAGCTATCGTGATGATTATTGGGTGCAGGTGATGACGCCTGCGGTGCGTCTGCACCTGCAGTTCAGCAACCATACGTCCGTCTTGGTTCCCGCGATGGATACAAAGGTTGATAAATATCTTCGAATGCTGCAGAACCCGCTTCTGCTAGAGCGCGCGTTCAAGCTGTTCGAGCGGGGGAAAGCCCGTCAAGGCGAGGATTTGATCTGCAGGCGGGCTGATGAAATGCTGCTCTGTGCGCTTCGCTGGAACGATGCAGAGCTGCTTAAAGAAGCGGAATGGATGTATGCGCTTGCCCGGCAATGGAGCGAAACGTATGCGGTTTCACTTCAGGCCTAGGGACTATTGAACGGGAAAAGTTTGCAATTAAGGGACTTTTGTATTAAAAATAGATTATATTATACAGGTAAAAAGTTCTATATAAAATAGTCGGTGAAGAAGGAAAATGGTTACTAAAGGTAGAATTGACTAGAGCAAAAGACTTACTCACTAAGTCTAATTAACTAGAAAGATAGGGAGAATAGATATGACAGACCGACTGATCCGACTCATGAAAATCATTACGCTTGTCCAGGCAAGGCCGGGCATACTGGCCCGGGAGCTTGCTGAACGCTGTGGAACCAGCGAAAGAACGATCTACAGGGACATGGATGCTCTGAGTAGTATGCATATACCGATCATGCACATGGGACGGGGAAAGGGATATACCTTTATCGGGCATTTTGCGATGTATCCAATAGGCTTGACAGAGGAAGAGGCTCAGGCGCTTTTCAAGAGCCTGCCTCTGCTCGATGAGCTGAAGCCTCGGCTGCCGGAGGCTTTTGAAACTGCTTATGAGAAGGTACTGGCTGCGGTTTATAAGCAAAGCACAGAGAAAATGGAGATCTACGGAGAACGGGATGAAGAACCGGATGCCGATCAATAAACTGCTGACGTTTCACTTTCGTCATCTAGACAGAATCGTCCGCAGAGCGAAGATGACTATAAATATGGCCGTATCAGGAAAGAGATCCTGATACGGCCATATTTGTACTTAGCGGAAATCATCTTCCGGCCATGCCCTGTGCTTCAGCAGATAGCGGGCAAAGGCCATCGGCTTGCGGTAGGTCTCCTTCCATACCTCAGTCATTCCGGCTTTTTGAAATCCGTAACGCTGATCCCTGCCGTTGCATTCTATAAAGAATAGGCGTCCGTCGGACGTAAGGCCTGCGTCAATGCCAAAATCGGCGGCGTATAGCATATGGCGCGACAGCGCTGCGGCAATCCGGAGACCGAAGTGCTCCAGCCGCTCCACCAGCTGGCAGGCGGGAATGGCAGGGAACGAATCTCTAAGCACTCCTTCTATAGGAAGCGGAATGCCCCCTTGGGCAATGTTTGAGACAAAGGTTCCTTGCGGTGTAGTTCTGGCGAACATGCCGGTGACCTCCCAGGTCCCCTGCGCCCCCCGCTGAACCGTAATCCGGATGTCATAGGGATTGCCGCCGTACCTTGCCAGCGGAATGCGTTCCTGGACGAGAAAGGGCTGCCGGGAAATTCGGCGGCGCAGCAGGGCTGGAAGGCGTCCATGCCGGGCAGGGGCGCTACGCCAAGCGGCTGCAGACGGCGAGGACGTGGAATAGGTAAACCGGTCATGCTGCCGGCCGCGCTGCAGCCGCATAATGCCAAGTCCGACGCTGCCGCTGCAGGGCTTTACAATCACATCGCGGTGCTTCTTCAACATTAGCGCAATGGAGCTAGGGCGGGCAGGGGCTGTATGGGGCAGCAAGGACAGGGTTTCCGGCTGCTCTGCCAGCATGTGATGCACAAGATCCTTTCCATAGCGATTATAGGCGTTAAAGACATAGATGCCTGACGTGATCAAGTGCTCAATGATTTTTTTATGGGTTGGCCGCTGCAGTATAGATCGGTTGTGAATCACTTTCGGCAGCGGAACGGTTGTCTGTACATAGCCTGAATGACCAGGCGTCCAGGCAAGTACGGTTCGCGTGTCCAGCGCAATGTCCGTAATCCGGAAAAAGCACGGGATAAGACCCAGGTCTGCGGCCGCTTCTTCGTAGCAGGGGATAGATTCCGTCCCTGTAGACCCTTCCGGAATTCCGAGATACGCTGAGCTGTTGAGCAGTATACCGACATATTGCGGCTTCATGGACCAGCCTCCCTCCTGATCAATTCGGTGTATTCTCCTTGTATTGTATGGGAGATAAGCCCCTTCGGGATGGACGGGTGCCGGATTCCACGGGCCTATCTTTTCACTTTGACATGCAGCAGAGCGGTACCATATGCAATAGGAAAGGAGGCTGTGGGATGAGAAAAGTCGCGGTCATTACACCGGGTTCCTTCGTCATTCCTTCAGCAAGAAGCAGCTCGGTGGAACGGGTTATTGAACAGGTGGTTCCGCTTGCCCGTCAGGACCTGGACATCCGTATCTATGGAACCGGAGGAAGAGGGCTTTCCTTAAAAGGATACGTGCATGGAGTTCCTTGCATCCGGCTGCCGGCTGCTTCCTATCATAAATCCTTGGTTCGAGGCCTGACGTCCTGGAGGCCAGAGGTGGTGGAGGTCAACAATCGCCCCTTTATACTACAGAAGCTGAAGGCCAGGCTTCCGGGTGTCAAGATGGTCCTGAATCTCCATTCCAACACCTTCATTCGCCCCCCCAGCCTGAAGCCGGGGCAGTTCGAGGCTGCACTGGGTCAAGCGGACTGCATTATCGTGAACAGCCGATATCTCAAACAGTTTATTGAAGCCGGTTTTAGGCGAATGCCGCCGGAAATTATAGTCAATCACCTTGGCGTCAGGCCAGAGGACTTCACGCCGCGGTTTACGCCGGCGGTTGAAGCGCTGCGAGGTCTGCAGCTGGCGCAGCGGGGCTGGGAGGGAAAGAAGATTCTTCTCTTTGTCGGGCGACTGATTCCGGAGAAGGGCGTTCATCATATTATCGAGGCCCTGCCGGGCATTATTGCGGTGCATCCGGATGTACATGTCCTCATTATCGGCAGTGCAGGCTATAGCTCCGACCGCGAAACCGCTTATGTACGGAGGCTGAAGCAGATCGCACGGCCTGTGGCTCCCTGGATCACATTTCAGCCCTATGTTCCGTTTCCGGCTCTGGTTCATTGGTACACCCTGGGTGACGTAATGGTGGTCCCCTCCTCTACCCGGGAAGCCTTTGGTCTGGTTAATGTGGAGGCTATGGCAACAGCTCTCCCGATTGTAGCGGCGGCGGCCGGAGGTATACCTGAGGTTGTAGAGGACGGCGTCAGCGGGCTGCTGGTTCCGCCCGAGAGCCTGCCCTGGGGGCTTGTAGCTCCAATCAACCGGCTTCTGGGCGATGAGTCACTGCGGGCAAGTATGGGAGCAGCAGGGCTTGCGCGTTGCCATCGCCAATTCCGCTGGGATCTGACGGCCGCACGCTGGGCGCAGCTGATGCAGCGGGTATAGGAGCCGTGTCCGCGCTGCATTGCTGACATACCATAAGATAGATGAAATGTCGCATCATAAAAAGAGGGATGTAGATGGTAAAGCGATGGGGAAGCCGCAAAGCGCCTCTGCAGCTTTGGCATAAGAAAGACGACACGGTTGCTGCTCAGAGGCCGTATGTATCGGTCATCATTCCAGCGATGAATGAGTCTGCGACCATTGCGAGAGTCATCAGGGAAGCTGCAAAGGTGCACCGTGACACAGAAATCATTGTGGTTGCCAACGGCTGCAGTGATCATACGGCGAGAATCGCCCGGGCGTCAGGGGCAAGGGTGCTGACGTTTCGAACCCCGCTGGGGCATGATGTAGGGCGAAGCGTCGGTGCGGGGGCTGCGCGGGGGGAGGTCCTGTTATTTATCGATGGAGATATGGTAATTCCGTCCCGGGATCTGCGCCGTTTCGTAGAGGCTGTCACTACCGGGGTGGATGTCGCCCTGAATGACTATGAGGGTCCGGTAGAGCGGCAGCCCGTGCACCGTGTCATTCTGGCAAAGCACGTGCTGAACATTGCACTGGGGCGGCCAGAGCTTGCCGGAGCTTCTATGACGGCGGTTCCGCATGCACTTAGCCGAAAAGCACTTGAAATCATTACCGCGCCAGCCCTTTCGGTGCCTCCCCGTGCCCAGGCTGCTGCCATGATGTCCGGGCTTCAGGTGCAGCGGGTGCACCGGGTTGAGGTTGGAAGAATGAACCCTCGGCGGGTTCAGGGCCGTGATCCGCTGGAAGCGCTCGTGCTGAGTGATCATCTGGAAGCCTTACAGAAACTCTTTCGGAGCAAGGGCTGCCGGGGAGGCTTTCCAGTTTCCTTAGATGCCGCCGCTAGAGAGGAAAAAGCCCGAACTGAGGTGGTCACATGAACATGAAATCCAGAAGCCACAAACGTAAATCGAGGTTGAAAAGAGCTGCTGAGATGCTGCATCCTTCGAAAGGAAGAGAGGCAAGGAGCAGAAGAAGCTGTGCTCGCAGGCGGCCGCCTGGCAAGGCGCTCAAGCTTCCTATAGAGCAGCGAAAGCTGCAGGAGGACCGCAGGGTCTCTGCCGTGGTGGGCGTAGGAAACGGAATGATTTACGCACCGGAAGTGGTGGAGAGCCTCCTCTCCATGTCACTGCATGAGGTCATTATTGTGCTGGACGAAAGTCAATCCCAAGCCTTCGAACACGCCCGTTCCTGTAAAGGGGCTATTGTGATTAATCAGCCGGACATCTTGTCTGCGGGGGCAGCACATGTCTTGGGTGCGGAGGTCAGCACAGGAGAGATTGTCATGTTCATGCCCGGAGATCGGATCGTGACGGAAGAGGAGCTGGCCCTTTATATAGAGGCCTGCAGCCAAGGTACGGATGTTGTGCTTCAGGATCTTTCCGGGCGGCTTCCGGCTTTCAAGCATCAAAGCCGGGAAATGCGTGTCCGAAGCTTTCTGAACCGGATCATGGGTCGGGAGGATCTGAATGCCAGCTCGCTTACTGAGCTGCCGCACGCGCTCAGCCGGCGGGCCATTCAGTGTATGGGAAGCTTCCGTCTCGCGACCCCGGCCAAGGCGCATGGATCGGCTTTGGCCGGGGGACTGAAGATCAGGGCTGTCAGCGCTGCCCCGCTGGCACCGGAGTCCACAAAAGAATCAGAGAAGGGCATGGACATGGACATGTCTGAGTCCTCCCTTGCAGAGGAGATCCTCATCGGTGACTATCTGGAGGCGCTGGGCAGCATGATGGAAAGACTCGGTCCGTCGCTAACCCTAGCGCCGCCTTCCCGCAAAGTGCTCGCCGCCAGGAGGAACCGCCGATGAGCAGTATAACCCGCTTGACGAGCATAATTATTCCTACCTTCAATGGCCTGGAGCTGCTGCGCTCTTGTGTAGAGCATATTCGGACATATACCGACACAGCCTATGAGATCATTGTGGTTGACAATGGCTCCCGGGACGGCACCTGTGAATATTGCTTACAGGAGGGGCTCTTCCTGATCTCACTGCCGCAGAATCTGGGCTTCCCCGCCGCTTGCAATTATGGGCTGCGCGCTGCCCGGGGCGACTCGCTGCTGCTGCTCAATAACGACGTTCTTGTCTCCCCGCGCTGGCTGTCTCTGCTGACGCAGGCCTTATACAGCCGGCCCGAATATGGCATCGCCGGTCCGGTCACTAATTATGCGAGCGGCATCCAGCAGGTGAAGGTAAGCTATAAGAACCGCGAGGGCTTTCTTGTAGAGGCAGAGCGCCACAACCGGAGTAATCCCGCGCGGTGGCGCGAAGTGCAGCGGATTGTCGGATTATGCTTTTTGTTCAAACGGGAGGTTGCACAGAGCATTGGCCTGCTCGATGAAGGCTTCTCACCAGGCCATTATGAAGATGACGATTACTGCTACAGAGCGCGAAAGAAGGGCTACCGCCTGATTCTGGCCGGAGATGTTCTCGTGCATCATGAGGGAAGCGCCAGCTTTCGGCGGCGTTACCCCCGGGGAATGCGGGCTTTAATTGCCCGGAACCGGAAGCGGTTTATACAAAAATGGGGCTGTGATCCCCGCACATTCATAACCTGATGGAGGCGATGGTGAAGATGAAGGGAGTGCTGCTGGCTGGCGGAAACGGCACCCGGCTTGCGCCTTTGACGAAGCTGATGAACAAGCACCTCTTGCCGGTAGGCCGGTATCCGATGATTGCCTATGGCATCGACCGACTCCGCCTTGCAGGCATTACAGAGGTACTGCTCATTACAGGCGCTAGATCACTGGGATTATACGCTGAATATTTTGAGAATGGACTCAAGCATGGAGTGCGCTTGACCTACCGAGTTCAGGAGCAGGCCGGCGGCATTGCCGAGGCGCTGGAGCTGGCAAAGGGCTTTATTTTGCCGGGGGAAAAA is part of the Paenibacillus algicola genome and harbors:
- a CDS encoding helix-turn-helix transcriptional regulator encodes the protein MTDRLIRLMKIITLVQARPGILARELAERCGTSERTIYRDMDALSSMHIPIMHMGRGKGYTFIGHFAMYPIGLTEEEAQALFKSLPLLDELKPRLPEAFETAYEKVLAAVYKQSTEKMEIYGERDEEPDADQ
- a CDS encoding YheC/YheD family endospore coat-associated protein, which produces MKPQYVGILLNSSAYLGIPEGSTGTESIPCYEEAAADLGLIPCFFRITDIALDTRTVLAWTPGHSGYVQTTVPLPKVIHNRSILQRPTHKKIIEHLITSGIYVFNAYNRYGKDLVHHMLAEQPETLSLLPHTAPARPSSIALMLKKHRDVIVKPCSGSVGLGIMRLQRGRQHDRFTYSTSSPSAAAWRSAPARHGRLPALLRRRISRQPFLVQERIPLARYGGNPYDIRITVQRGAQGTWEVTGMFARTTPQGTFVSNIAQGGIPLPIEGVLRDSFPAIPACQLVERLEHFGLRIAAALSRHMLYAADFGIDAGLTSDGRLFFIECNGRDQRYGFQKAGMTEVWKETYRKPMAFARYLLKHRAWPEDDFR
- a CDS encoding glycosyltransferase family 4 protein, with the translated sequence MRKVAVITPGSFVIPSARSSSVERVIEQVVPLARQDLDIRIYGTGGRGLSLKGYVHGVPCIRLPAASYHKSLVRGLTSWRPEVVEVNNRPFILQKLKARLPGVKMVLNLHSNTFIRPPSLKPGQFEAALGQADCIIVNSRYLKQFIEAGFRRMPPEIIVNHLGVRPEDFTPRFTPAVEALRGLQLAQRGWEGKKILLFVGRLIPEKGVHHIIEALPGIIAVHPDVHVLIIGSAGYSSDRETAYVRRLKQIARPVAPWITFQPYVPFPALVHWYTLGDVMVVPSSTREAFGLVNVEAMATALPIVAAAAGGIPEVVEDGVSGLLVPPESLPWGLVAPINRLLGDESLRASMGAAGLARCHRQFRWDLTAARWAQLMQRV
- a CDS encoding glycosyltransferase family 2 protein; the encoded protein is MVKRWGSRKAPLQLWHKKDDTVAAQRPYVSVIIPAMNESATIARVIREAAKVHRDTEIIVVANGCSDHTARIARASGARVLTFRTPLGHDVGRSVGAGAARGEVLLFIDGDMVIPSRDLRRFVEAVTTGVDVALNDYEGPVERQPVHRVILAKHVLNIALGRPELAGASMTAVPHALSRKALEIITAPALSVPPRAQAAAMMSGLQVQRVHRVEVGRMNPRRVQGRDPLEALVLSDHLEALQKLFRSKGCRGGFPVSLDAAAREEKARTEVVT
- a CDS encoding glycosyltransferase family A protein, with translation MKSRSHKRKSRLKRAAEMLHPSKGREARSRRSCARRRPPGKALKLPIEQRKLQEDRRVSAVVGVGNGMIYAPEVVESLLSMSLHEVIIVLDESQSQAFEHARSCKGAIVINQPDILSAGAAHVLGAEVSTGEIVMFMPGDRIVTEEELALYIEACSQGTDVVLQDLSGRLPAFKHQSREMRVRSFLNRIMGREDLNASSLTELPHALSRRAIQCMGSFRLATPAKAHGSALAGGLKIRAVSAAPLAPESTKESEKGMDMDMSESSLAEEILIGDYLEALGSMMERLGPSLTLAPPSRKVLAARRNRR
- a CDS encoding glycosyltransferase family 2 protein, coding for MSSITRLTSIIIPTFNGLELLRSCVEHIRTYTDTAYEIIVVDNGSRDGTCEYCLQEGLFLISLPQNLGFPAACNYGLRAARGDSLLLLNNDVLVSPRWLSLLTQALYSRPEYGIAGPVTNYASGIQQVKVSYKNREGFLVEAERHNRSNPARWREVQRIVGLCFLFKREVAQSIGLLDEGFSPGHYEDDDYCYRARKKGYRLILAGDVLVHHEGSASFRRRYPRGMRALIARNRKRFIQKWGCDPRTFIT